A region of Anoplopoma fimbria isolate UVic2021 breed Golden Eagle Sablefish chromosome 24, Afim_UVic_2022, whole genome shotgun sequence DNA encodes the following proteins:
- the LOC129113489 gene encoding protocadherin beta-15-like: MAKQGVQKRLFGKWHLVCRFALFTCLLDAVRGQIRYSIPEELEHGAFVGNIAEDLGLDLDRLSARRFRIVSGAKKQYVEVNLENGVLFVNERIDREELCEQSLSCSFHLQVVIENPLELYRVEMEILDVNDNSPSFPWTEFNLDISESAAPGSRFPLESAQDLDVGSNSLRTYLLSVNEYFLLDIQTRSDGSKFAELVLQNPLDREQQSAHQMVLTAVDGGAPERSGTAQIDITVLDANDNAPVFDQSFYRVKLAENAPKGTVVIKLNASDLDEGPNADITYSFSGHAPIKVRQLFSVDSRTGEIKVKGVIDYEKARMHEIYVQAKDKGPSAVAVHCKVLVNVLDKNDNLPEVVLTSVSTPVQEDAPPGTVIAVISVMDKDSGENGNVDCEIPHQVPFQLHSSFKNYYTLVTSDFLDREAVAEYNITLTARDMGSPPLFTRKTILVQVSDVNDNAPRFKQPSYTVYLTENNAPGASICSVTALDPDSGQNAYLSYSLLDGYIQGMPVSTYVSINSDNGNIYALRSFDHEQLTNFQITVQAQDAGFPPLSNNVSVSIFILDQNDNTPVIVSPVAQNGSAPGGAVPRSVDAGFLVAKISAVDADEGQNSRLFYQLLQATDPSLFSIALYTGEIRTMRQFVEKDATRHRLVILVKDNGQPPLSATVSIILSVVDSLPDSQPDLGDLSLSPHHSSNFALYLIVSLGAVSITSLVAIIVLVAVRRLKGRQSGGESDFPWSSWSCRWCCCCCCSSSESSTTTEVFKKTNLNVRMSAGASGCAEVNSNGAVPQVYCYKMCLTPESSRSDFMFLKPCSPVMSVQQNNAKSTDYLTSGWNALDRNELANNRAATPNELKYSNKDWTWTKNQRNSAYKRYSSANMEGTLTRQQKYDAHGFSCSVAPQYWTWGNHMSDCQISLQEGAVPHYSWTPKYTQPHSEPPDYQHNVYIPGTTSDYSTLKLAPRGDLDVYNTFSTFGKKKRFISNYEQSFDNDDSLIVSNDIFK, from the exons ATGGCCAAACAAGGGGTGCAGAAAAGACTGTTTGGGAAATGGCACCTAGTTTGCCGTTTTGCGTTGTTCACTTGTCTCTTGGATGCAGTGCGGGGACAGATTCGCTACTCCATCCCGGAGGAACTGGAGCATGGagcttttgttggcaacattGCAGAGGACCTGGGCTTGGATTTGGACAGGCTTTCGGCGCGCAGGTTCCGGATAGTCTCAGGTGCCAAAAAACAATATGTGGAGGTGAATTTGGAAAATGGAGTTTTATTCGTCAATGAGAGAATTGATCGCGAAGAACTATGCGAGCAGAGTTTGTCCTGCTCTTTTCACCTGCAGGTGGTCATCGAGAACCCTCTGGAGCTGTACAGGGTAGAGATGGAGATCCTGGACGTGAACGATAACTCTCCCAGTTTCCCGTGGACCGAGTTTAATCTGGACATATCGGAGTCCGCTGCGCCGGGATCCCGCTTCCCACTTGAGAGCGCACAGGACTTGGACGTCGGATCCAACTCGCTCCGCACCTACTTGCTGAGTGTCAACGAGTATTTCCTCTTGGACATACAGACGCGCAGTGATGGAAGTAAATTTGCAGAGCTAGTCCTGCAAAACCCACTGGACAGAGAGCAGCAAAGCGCGCACCAAATGGTCCTAACTGCGGTGGATGGAGGCGCGCCGGAGAGATCCGGCACTGCGCAAATCGACATCACCGTTTTGGATGCAAACGATAACGCGCCCGTGTTTGACCAGTCGTTTTACAGAGTGAAGCTGGCTGAAAACGCACCCAAAGGCACAGTTGTCATAAAACTCAATGCCTCCGATTTGGACGAGGGTCCCAATGCTGACATCACCTATTCGTTCAGCGGCCACGCTCCCATCAAAGTGCGCCAGCTTTTCAGCGTGGACTCGCGCACGGGGGAAATCAAAGTCAAAGGAGTGATCGATTACGAAAAGGCCAGGATGCATGAGATTTATGTCCAGGCTAAAGACAAAGGCCCCTCTGCTGTGGCAGTTCACTGCAAAGTGCTGGTGAACGTTTTGGATAAAAACGACAACCTCCCGGAGGTGGTCCTGACGTCGGTGTCCACACCTGTGCAGGAGGACGCGCCCCCGGGGACGGTGATAGCCGTCATCAGCGTCATGGACAAGGACTCGGGTGAAAACGGGAATGTGGACTGCGAGATCCCACACCAAGTACCATTCCAGCTCCACTCATCCTTTAAGAACTACTATACATTAGTAACTTCAGATTTTCTGGACAGAGAGGCAGTGGCAGAGTACAACATCACCCTAACAGCCCGGGATATGGGCTCCCCGCCTCTGTTCACCAGGAAGACTATCTTGGTCCAAGTGTCTGACGTGAACGACAACGCGCCCCGCTTCAAGCAGCCCTCCTACACGGTGTATTTGACCGAGAACAATGCTCCGGGAGCATCCATTTGCTCCGTGACTGCGCTGGACCCAGATTCTGGTCAGAATGCATACCTGTCTTATTCTCTACTGGATGGGTACATACAGGGGATGCCCGTGTCCACCTACGTGTCCATAAACTCCGACAACGGGAACATTTACGCACTGCGATCCTTTGACCACGAACAACTTACAAACTTTCAGATCACCGTGCAAGCTCAAGACGCCGGGTTTCCGCCTCTGAGCAACAACGTCTCCGTGAGCATCTTTATTTTGGACCAAAACGACAACACGCCAGTGATCGTGTCCCCCGTCGCGCAAAACGGCAGTGCGCCCGGCGGAGCGGTGCCCAGGTCGGTTGACGCCGGCTTCCTTGTGGCCAAAATCAGCGCGGTGGACGCAGACGAGGGTCAAAACTCGCGTCTGTTTTACCAACTGCTCCAAGCAACAGACCCGAGCTTGTTCAGCATCGCTCTGTACACGGGCGAGATCAGGACGATGCGCCAGTTTGTGGAGAAGGACGCCACGAGGCACAGATTGGTCATTCTCGTGAAGGACAATGGTCAGCCGCCCCTCTCGGCCACTGTTTCCATCATCCTGTCAGTGGTTGACAGCCTGCCAGATTCGCAGCCCGATTTGGGCGACCTGTCACTAAGCCCACATCACAGCTCCAACTTCGCCCTGTACTTAATCGTGTCTCTGGGCGCAGTCTCCATCACATCCCTGGTGGCCATCATTGTCCTGGTTGCGGTGCGGAGGCTGAAGGGCAGACAGTCCGGCGGAGAGTCGGACTTCCCCTGGTCCAGCTGGAGTTGcaggtggtgctgctgctgctgctgctccagctcgGAGAGCTCCACCACCACAGAGGTGTTTAAAAAGACCAACTTAAATGTCCGCATGTCCGCGGGCGCGTCCGGCTGCGCGGAGGTAAACAGCAACGGAGCCGTGCCTCAGGTCTACTGCTACAAGATGTGTCTGACACCGGAATCGTCCAGAAGCGACTTCATGTTTCTGAAGCCCTGCAGTCCGGTGATGTCAGTCCAGCAGAACAACGCCAAGAGCACGGATTACCTCACTTCTGGCTGGAACGCACTGGACCGTAATGAGCTGGCCAACAACAGAGCAGCGACTCCAAACGAG CTTAAGTATTCAAACAAGGACTGGACCTGGACCAAGAACCAACGCAACTCAGCATACAAGAG GTATAGTTCAGCAAACATGGAGGGCACTCTCACTCGCCAACAAAAATATGATGCCCATGGGTTCTCCTGCTCTGTGGCACCACAGTACTGGACCTGGGGAAACCACATGAGTG ACTGCCAGATATCTCTTCAAGAGGGAGCAGTTCCACACTACTCATGGACTCCCAAGTACACTCAGCCTCACTCTGAACCTCCAGACTACCAGCACAATGTGTACATACCTGGCACCACGTCTGACTACAGCACTCTGAAGCTGGCACCCAGAGGAGACCTGGATGTGTACAACACTTTCTCTActtttggaaagaaaaagagattcATCTCAAACTATGAACAATCTTTTGACAACGATGATAGTCTCATCGTGAGtaatgacatcttcaaatga